A genomic region of Arachis hypogaea cultivar Tifrunner chromosome 5, arahy.Tifrunner.gnm2.J5K5, whole genome shotgun sequence contains the following coding sequences:
- the LOC112801621 gene encoding ribonuclease 3: MKSNFSLLSKLLILQYLSVLCLSQDFDFFYFVQQWPGAYCDTKQSCCYPKTGKPTADFSIHGLWPNYKDGSWPSNCDPDSVFDKSQVSDLISNMEKNWPSLSCPSSNGMRFWSHEWEKHGTCAESELDQHEYFETALKLKQKANLLKALKDAGIEPDDEFYSLESISDAIKEGTGFTPGIECNKDSAHNSQLYQVYMCVDTSGSDLIECPLLPKSKCGSQIQFPKF, encoded by the exons ATGAAATCCAACTTTTCCTTGTTGTCCAAGCTTTTGATATTGCAATACCTATCAGTTCTATGCCTCTCTCAGGATTTTGATTTCTTCTACTTTGTTCAGCAG TGGCCAGGAGCATACTGTGACACCAAGCAGAGCTGCTGTTATCCGAAGACCGGGAAGCCGACGGCGGATTTCAGTATTCATGGACTCTGGCCTAACTACAAGGATGGTTCATGGCCCTCAAACTGTGATCCTGACAGTGTCTTTGATAAATCTCAG GTGTCAGACTTGATAAGTAACATGGAGAAGAATTGGCCATCATTGAGTTGCCCAAGTAGCAATGGAATGAGGTTCTGGTCACATGAATGGGAGAAACATGGTACCTGCGCCGAATCTGAGCTTGATCAGCATGAATACTTTGAAACTGCTCTTAAATTGAAGCAGAAAGCCAACCTTCTTAAGGCCCTCAAGGATGCAG GAATAGAACCAGATGATGAATTTTATAGCTTAGAGAGCATTTCAGATGCTATAAAAGAGGGAACAGGTTTTACTCCAGGAATTGAGTGTAACAAGGACTCGGCACATAACAGCCAACTCTACCAAGTTTACATGTGTGTGGACACTTCTGGTTCAGATCTCATTGAGTGTCCTCTACTTCCAAAGAGCAAATGTGGTTCACAAATTCAATTTCCAAAGTTTTAA